A window of the Thalassospira indica genome harbors these coding sequences:
- the phnC gene encoding phosphonate ABC transporter ATP-binding protein: MLVVDISGLNKSFTRDKRALSGVKLQVREGEMVALIGASGSGKSTLIRHIAGLLRGDRDGGKIVVFGETIQENGKISRGARKVRSEIGVVFQQFNLVSRLSVLTNVLMGLLGRVPAWRGSLGLFTKTEKMRAMSALHRVGIDAHASKKARNLSGGQQQRAAIARTITQGARLILADEPIASLDPASSRKVMNTLDRVNREDNVTVIVSLHQVDYAKDYCKRTIAMRDGEVVFDGPSSELTPQFLQELYGEHSSELFADGAAKAAEPVTRPIAEKDLAVATS; the protein is encoded by the coding sequence ATGCTGGTTGTAGATATCTCTGGACTGAACAAAAGCTTTACCCGTGACAAGCGTGCGCTTAGCGGCGTCAAACTGCAGGTGCGGGAAGGCGAGATGGTGGCGCTGATTGGCGCATCGGGTTCGGGTAAATCCACACTAATCCGTCATATTGCCGGTTTGCTGCGCGGTGATCGCGATGGCGGCAAGATCGTCGTGTTTGGCGAAACCATTCAGGAAAATGGCAAGATTTCACGCGGTGCCCGCAAGGTGCGCTCCGAGATTGGTGTTGTTTTCCAGCAGTTCAATCTGGTTAGCCGCCTTTCGGTTCTGACCAATGTCCTGATGGGGCTTTTGGGCCGTGTTCCGGCATGGCGCGGCTCGCTTGGTCTGTTTACCAAAACCGAAAAGATGCGCGCCATGAGTGCGCTTCATCGTGTTGGCATTGATGCCCATGCGTCGAAAAAGGCGCGTAACCTTTCGGGTGGTCAGCAACAGCGCGCAGCGATTGCGCGTACCATTACCCAGGGTGCCCGACTTATTCTTGCTGACGAGCCGATTGCATCACTTGATCCGGCATCGTCCCGCAAGGTGATGAACACGCTTGATCGTGTGAACCGCGAAGACAACGTCACCGTCATCGTATCGCTTCATCAGGTTGATTACGCAAAAGACTACTGCAAACGCACCATCGCCATGCGCGATGGTGAAGTCGTTTTTGACGGACCGTCAAGCGAACTGACGCCGCAATTCCTTCAGGAACTTTACGGCGAACATTCTTCCGAACTTTTTGCCGATGGTGCGGCAAAGGCCGCAGAGCCAGTTACACGGCCCATCGCAGAAAAGGACCTGGCTGTCGCAACAAGCTAG
- the phnD gene encoding phosphonate ABC transporter substrate-binding protein — protein sequence MNVKTIASAAFAATMLASVVAKADVEFKPLEQDPETIVFGIISTESTSNLKAQWQPLIDDMEEALGKDVEAFFAPDYAGIIEGMRFGKVHVGWFGNKSAMEAVDRAGGEVFVQTSKSDGSNGYYSHIITQADNDKVKTLEDMLKCDGSLNFGIGDPNSTSGFLVPSYYVFAKNGVDPKECFKTVRNANHETNLMATANKQVDVAANNSEQLGRTKMNKPEITDKVKVIWTSPLIPSDPMVYRKDLSRELKSEIKAFFLGYGRFGDVESAKEVLANNSDGMGLFMESSNAQLYPIRQLALFKDKLKIQNTEELSAEEKAERVAEIDKKLAELDILVAYQ from the coding sequence ATGAACGTTAAGACAATCGCATCCGCAGCATTTGCGGCCACGATGCTGGCATCCGTCGTTGCCAAGGCCGATGTTGAATTCAAGCCGCTCGAACAGGATCCGGAAACCATCGTTTTCGGTATCATTTCGACCGAATCTACTTCCAACCTCAAAGCTCAGTGGCAGCCGCTGATCGATGACATGGAGGAAGCTCTTGGCAAAGACGTCGAGGCATTCTTTGCACCGGATTATGCCGGCATCATCGAAGGCATGCGCTTTGGCAAGGTTCATGTTGGCTGGTTCGGTAACAAGTCGGCAATGGAAGCCGTTGACCGCGCCGGTGGCGAAGTCTTCGTTCAGACCTCCAAATCCGATGGTTCGAACGGTTACTACTCCCACATCATCACGCAGGCTGACAACGACAAGGTCAAAACCCTTGAAGACATGCTGAAATGTGATGGTTCGCTGAACTTCGGTATCGGTGATCCGAACTCGACCTCGGGCTTCCTGGTTCCGTCCTATTATGTCTTCGCCAAAAACGGCGTTGATCCGAAGGAATGCTTCAAGACTGTTCGTAACGCCAACCACGAAACCAACCTGATGGCGACTGCCAACAAACAGGTTGATGTTGCTGCCAACAACTCCGAGCAGCTTGGCCGTACCAAAATGAACAAGCCGGAAATCACCGACAAGGTCAAAGTCATCTGGACCTCGCCTCTGATCCCGTCTGACCCGATGGTTTACCGTAAAGACCTGTCGCGCGAACTGAAATCCGAAATCAAGGCATTCTTCCTTGGTTACGGTCGTTTCGGCGATGTTGAAAGCGCCAAGGAAGTTCTTGCCAACAACTCCGATGGCATGGGTCTTTTCATGGAAAGCTCGAACGCGCAGCTTTACCCGATCCGTCAGCTGGCCCTGTTCAAGGACAAGCTGAAAATCCAGAACACCGAAGAGCTTTCTGCTGAAGAAAAAGCAGAACGCGTTGCCGAGATCGACAAGAAACTTGCTGAACTCGACATCCTGGTTGCTTACCAGTAA
- a CDS encoding META domain-containing protein: MRQVKHRIGLPLALVALASLAACGTASTGNMTTDWASVTDQEWQLVQVIDGNSTLSPTPPVMATATFSSEGMVSGNAGCNQYSGSYEQAGSSLGVAQLAMTRKMCIAGDAMQIENAFSGAFVLVSSWDVVDGRLVLKDNDGDMVIELTPAAQ, encoded by the coding sequence ATGCGTCAGGTTAAACACAGGATCGGCTTGCCTTTGGCATTGGTGGCGTTGGCATCACTTGCGGCCTGCGGCACCGCATCCACAGGCAACATGACAACAGACTGGGCAAGTGTAACCGATCAGGAATGGCAACTGGTGCAGGTCATTGATGGCAACAGCACCCTGTCGCCAACCCCGCCTGTCATGGCGACCGCCACATTTTCCAGCGAAGGCATGGTGTCGGGCAATGCGGGCTGCAATCAGTATTCAGGTAGTTACGAACAAGCGGGATCGTCACTCGGTGTCGCGCAGCTCGCCATGACACGAAAGATGTGCATCGCCGGCGACGCTATGCAGATCGAAAATGCCTTTAGCGGCGCATTCGTCTTGGTCAGCAGCTGGGACGTTGTTGATGGGCGTCTTGTTCTCAAGGACAATGACGGCGACATGGTTATCGAGCTGACACCCGCCGCACAATAA
- a CDS encoding ABC transporter permease, producing MRLREIPLTAWIGILGILFAFGCAVFAPLIAPYGEREIVAGVWEPASDLYLLGTDNLGRDLLSRLIYGAQTTLFVSLAASILSFSIGIFLSFTAAVSGGPIDQGLSRLNDLMMSIPTLIFALVVLAVLPQNIFILIAVMAILDSTRVYRLGRAVALDVAVMEFVEAAKLRGEGRMWIIFREILPNTLSPLLAEFGLRFAFSILFLSTLSFLGLGIQPPAADWGGMVKDNKDGIIFGIQAALIPGGAIAALAVCVNMVVDWLLKRTSSLKGGRGDV from the coding sequence ATGAGATTACGTGAAATCCCGCTGACCGCCTGGATCGGAATTCTGGGCATTCTGTTTGCTTTTGGCTGTGCCGTCTTTGCCCCGCTCATCGCGCCCTATGGGGAACGCGAAATTGTTGCGGGCGTTTGGGAACCGGCCAGTGACCTTTATCTTCTGGGCACCGATAACCTTGGCCGTGATCTTCTGTCACGGCTGATTTACGGCGCGCAGACAACCCTGTTTGTGTCGCTTGCGGCATCGATCCTTTCGTTTTCCATCGGCATTTTCCTGAGCTTCACGGCCGCGGTTTCCGGCGGCCCGATTGATCAGGGATTGTCGCGTCTGAACGATCTGATGATGTCGATCCCGACACTGATTTTCGCCCTCGTGGTGTTGGCCGTCCTGCCGCAAAACATCTTCATCCTGATTGCCGTGATGGCCATTCTCGACTCAACGCGTGTCTATCGTCTGGGCCGCGCGGTGGCCCTTGATGTTGCAGTCATGGAGTTCGTCGAGGCTGCCAAACTGCGCGGTGAAGGCCGGATGTGGATCATCTTCCGTGAAATTCTGCCCAACACGCTTTCGCCGCTTTTGGCCGAATTCGGGCTGCGTTTCGCGTTTTCGATCCTGTTCCTGTCGACACTTTCCTTCCTTGGTCTTGGCATTCAACCGCCCGCCGCCGACTGGGGTGGCATGGTCAAGGACAACAAGGATGGCATCATCTTTGGCATTCAGGCTGCCCTTATTCCGGGTGGCGCGATTGCGGCGTTGGCTGTCTGTGTCAACATGGTTGTCGACTGGTTGCTGAAACGTACTTCCAGCCTGAAAGGAGGCCGCGGCGATGTCTGA
- a CDS encoding BCCT family transporter yields MGSEADTGIESPDGAANPIDTEYEIGQDNIQAEIGPFGLDVHNPVFLISGLAIVAFVFLTLAFQESVGPMFNDLRGWLTSSLDWFFLSAANVFVVLCLFLIVSPLGRVRLGGADATPDYSYAGWFAMLFAAGMGIGLMFYGVSEPISHFTSSMGGIAVGEDGLRTDWAPLGAAAGDADAAFDLGMAATIFHWGLHPWAIYATVALALALFSFNKGLPLTIRSIFYPIFGERVWGWTGHLIDILAVFATLFGLATSLGFGAEQANAGLDYLFGISVSDTSKVFLIIGITGVALISVLAGLDAGVKRLSEINMILAALLLLFVVLVGPTMEIITGFFSSLLSYAQYLPALSNPVGREDANFSQGWTSFYWAWWISWSPFVGMFIARVSRGRTVREFITCVLIIPSLVCVLWMTAFGGTAVHMVTEGVTAIAEAGLPIKLFTMLDQLPLQAITSFIGIVLVIVFFVTSSDSGSLVIDTITAGGKVDAPVPQRVFWCTFEGLVAIALLLGGGLGSLQAMAVSTGFPFAIVLLMACYSIIQGLRTEPKAVGANSEATVSKD; encoded by the coding sequence ATGGGGTCTGAAGCTGACACGGGCATTGAAAGCCCGGACGGTGCAGCGAACCCGATTGATACAGAATATGAAATCGGGCAAGACAATATCCAAGCAGAGATCGGGCCATTTGGACTGGATGTCCATAACCCGGTCTTTCTGATTTCGGGTCTTGCGATTGTTGCATTCGTCTTTCTCACCCTGGCCTTTCAGGAAAGTGTCGGGCCGATGTTCAACGACCTGCGTGGTTGGCTGACATCGTCGCTTGACTGGTTCTTCCTGTCTGCTGCCAACGTATTTGTTGTGTTGTGTCTGTTTCTGATTGTCTCGCCGCTTGGCCGTGTGCGCCTTGGTGGTGCGGATGCAACACCGGATTATTCCTATGCCGGCTGGTTTGCCATGCTGTTTGCTGCAGGCATGGGCATCGGTCTTATGTTCTATGGTGTGTCAGAACCGATTTCGCACTTCACATCCTCGATGGGTGGAATTGCTGTCGGTGAAGATGGTCTTCGTACCGATTGGGCGCCGCTTGGTGCGGCCGCCGGTGATGCCGATGCTGCATTTGATCTTGGCATGGCTGCAACCATTTTCCACTGGGGTCTTCACCCGTGGGCGATCTATGCCACTGTCGCACTGGCACTGGCACTGTTTTCGTTTAACAAGGGCCTGCCGCTGACCATTCGTTCGATCTTCTATCCGATCTTTGGCGAACGTGTGTGGGGCTGGACCGGTCACCTCATTGATATTCTGGCGGTGTTCGCAACCCTGTTTGGTCTTGCGACCTCGCTTGGCTTCGGAGCGGAACAGGCCAATGCCGGGCTTGATTACCTGTTTGGCATTTCGGTTTCCGATACATCGAAGGTTTTCCTGATTATCGGGATTACCGGTGTTGCACTTATTTCGGTGCTGGCGGGGCTTGATGCCGGGGTGAAGCGTCTGTCGGAAATCAACATGATCCTTGCAGCACTTCTGTTGCTGTTTGTGGTTCTGGTTGGTCCGACGATGGAAATCATCACCGGTTTCTTCTCGAGCCTGCTGTCATATGCGCAATATCTTCCGGCACTTTCAAACCCGGTCGGTCGTGAAGACGCCAACTTCAGCCAGGGCTGGACGTCCTTCTATTGGGCTTGGTGGATTTCCTGGTCACCGTTTGTCGGCATGTTCATTGCGCGTGTTTCGCGTGGTCGTACCGTGCGTGAATTCATCACCTGCGTTCTGATTATTCCGTCGCTGGTGTGTGTTCTGTGGATGACGGCCTTTGGCGGCACCGCGGTGCATATGGTGACCGAAGGCGTTACCGCCATTGCCGAAGCAGGTCTGCCGATCAAACTGTTCACCATGCTTGATCAGCTTCCGCTGCAAGCCATCACCTCCTTCATCGGGATTGTTCTGGTGATCGTGTTCTTCGTGACCTCGTCTGACTCTGGTTCGCTTGTGATTGATACCATCACCGCAGGCGGCAAGGTCGACGCACCGGTCCCGCAGCGCGTGTTCTGGTGCACCTTCGAAGGTCTGGTTGCAATTGCATTGCTGCTGGGCGGTGGTCTTGGATCATTGCAGGCGATGGCGGTTTCGACCGGCTTCCCGTTTGCGATTGTCCTTCTGATGGCCTGTTATTCGATCATCCAGGGTCTGCGGACCGAACCCAAGGCCGTCGGTGCCAATTCCGAGGCGACGGTCAGCAAGGACTAG
- a CDS encoding Ldh family oxidoreductase, which translates to MKISVKDAHALVCETLMRCNVRADNAASVATALVTAEASGQGGHGFRRVPAYSAQAKVGKVDGMISPIFEKPTPGVLRIDAQHGFAYPALDLMMDQLPDMARAQGIAIAAIHRSHHAGVMGLTVERLAEKGLAAMMFANAPAAMAAWGGRRPMFGTNPIAFGVPVGDAGDPIIIDLALSKVARGKIMAAKQKGVAIPDDWALDVDGNPTTDAVKAIDGTMIPAGGVKGAALAMMVELLAAGLTGAQFGHQSSSLFDDKGAPPALGQLIIAIDPKATGGVGVMEHLAYIANEIAAEEGVRLPGRRGKQARALAEAQGLEIEDDVMETISQIK; encoded by the coding sequence ATGAAGATTTCCGTGAAAGATGCCCACGCACTTGTGTGCGAAACTTTGATGCGTTGCAATGTGCGGGCAGACAATGCGGCCTCGGTCGCAACGGCACTTGTGACGGCTGAGGCATCCGGGCAAGGTGGGCACGGTTTTCGTCGCGTGCCGGCCTATAGCGCGCAGGCAAAGGTCGGCAAGGTTGATGGCATGATCAGCCCGATCTTTGAAAAGCCGACACCTGGCGTTTTGCGCATTGATGCGCAGCATGGATTTGCCTATCCGGCACTGGATCTGATGATGGATCAATTGCCCGACATGGCCCGCGCCCAGGGTATTGCGATTGCCGCAATCCACAGGTCGCATCATGCGGGGGTTATGGGGCTTACGGTCGAACGTCTGGCAGAAAAGGGATTGGCGGCGATGATGTTTGCCAATGCCCCGGCGGCCATGGCGGCATGGGGTGGGCGGCGCCCGATGTTTGGCACAAACCCGATTGCCTTTGGTGTACCGGTCGGGGATGCCGGTGATCCGATCATCATCGACCTTGCACTTTCAAAGGTCGCGCGCGGCAAGATCATGGCCGCCAAGCAAAAGGGTGTCGCCATTCCCGATGACTGGGCGCTTGATGTGGATGGCAATCCGACCACCGATGCCGTGAAAGCCATTGATGGCACGATGATCCCGGCAGGTGGGGTCAAGGGGGCGGCACTTGCCATGATGGTGGAACTTCTTGCGGCTGGTCTTACCGGTGCACAGTTCGGCCACCAGTCTTCGTCACTTTTTGATGACAAAGGTGCGCCGCCTGCGCTTGGACAACTGATCATAGCCATTGATCCCAAGGCAACCGGCGGTGTCGGTGTAATGGAGCACCTTGCCTATATTGCCAACGAGATTGCGGCAGAAGAAGGCGTGCGTTTGCCAGGGCGTCGCGGCAAGCAGGCGCGCGCACTTGCCGAAGCGCAGGGGCTTGAGATCGAAGACGACGTCATGGAGACCATCAGTCAAATTAAATAA
- a CDS encoding universal stress protein, with amino-acid sequence MYQKMLVPVDLAHVEKLDKAIKTAVDLAKHYKAEISLLGVGTNTPSSVAHTPKEFEQKLQAFAEDLASKHGVSTKAVAHISHDPAVDLSKELVAKADELGADVIVMASHVPGIADHIFASHGGYVASHSDLSVFLVR; translated from the coding sequence ATGTATCAGAAGATGCTCGTGCCTGTCGATTTGGCCCACGTTGAAAAATTGGACAAAGCAATTAAAACGGCGGTCGATCTAGCCAAGCATTACAAGGCCGAGATAAGCCTTCTCGGTGTCGGTACCAATACGCCGTCATCGGTGGCACATACGCCAAAGGAATTTGAACAGAAACTTCAGGCTTTCGCCGAGGATCTGGCGTCCAAGCATGGTGTAAGCACCAAGGCAGTCGCGCATATTTCGCATGATCCGGCGGTGGATCTCAGCAAGGAACTTGTCGCCAAGGCCGACGAGCTTGGTGCCGACGTCATCGTCATGGCATCGCACGTGCCCGGTATTGCCGACCATATTTTTGCATCGCATGGCGGATATGTCGCGTCACACTCGGATCTTTCTGTATTCCTCGTGCGTTAG
- a CDS encoding ABC transporter permease, translating to MANPLAGVRATRHRLKETHPLSVLIAERLGLSLLLLWAVSILIFAGVEALPGDFAETYLGQSATPQAIANIRADLGLDRPITTRYFEWLGGVVQGDFGNSWASGAPVTEQITKRLGNSLFLAFFAAAISVPLAVGLGMVAVHYRNRIPDRVINVLSLAAISLPEFFIGYILIVFFAVQMGVATFPSTVYDNMGWSERLAAIALPTATLVMVVLAHMMRMTRAAIISVMSSAYMETAELKGLGAFKAIVKHAAPNAIAPIVNVVALNLAYLVVGVVVVEVVFVYPGMGQYMVDAVTVRDMPVVQACGLIFAAVYILLNMVADIVAIVANPRLRHPR from the coding sequence ATGGCCAATCCCTTGGCCGGCGTACGAGCCACGCGACACAGACTGAAAGAAACCCATCCGTTATCGGTACTGATTGCCGAACGTCTGGGTTTGAGTTTGTTGTTGCTCTGGGCTGTATCAATTCTGATTTTTGCCGGAGTCGAAGCCCTTCCGGGCGATTTTGCCGAAACCTATCTTGGTCAGTCTGCAACACCGCAGGCGATTGCCAATATCCGCGCCGACCTTGGCCTGGATCGACCGATTACCACCCGCTATTTCGAATGGCTTGGCGGTGTTGTTCAAGGCGATTTTGGCAACAGCTGGGCCAGTGGTGCACCGGTGACAGAACAAATCACCAAACGCCTTGGCAACTCGCTGTTTCTTGCGTTCTTCGCCGCGGCGATTTCGGTCCCGCTTGCGGTTGGGCTTGGCATGGTGGCGGTTCACTATCGCAACCGTATTCCTGATCGGGTGATCAACGTTCTGTCGCTTGCAGCAATCTCCCTGCCGGAATTCTTCATCGGCTATATCCTGATTGTGTTCTTTGCCGTGCAGATGGGTGTCGCGACTTTCCCGTCCACGGTCTATGACAATATGGGCTGGTCGGAACGACTGGCCGCAATTGCCCTGCCGACGGCAACCCTGGTGATGGTGGTGCTTGCACATATGATGCGCATGACCCGTGCAGCCATCATCAGTGTGATGTCATCGGCCTACATGGAAACGGCCGAGCTTAAAGGCCTTGGCGCCTTCAAGGCGATCGTCAAACACGCGGCGCCGAATGCCATTGCCCCGATTGTCAACGTGGTGGCGCTTAACCTTGCCTATCTGGTGGTGGGTGTTGTCGTGGTCGAGGTTGTCTTCGTCTATCCCGGCATGGGCCAGTATATGGTTGATGCCGTGACAGTGCGTGACATGCCCGTAGTGCAGGCCTGTGGGCTTATCTTTGCGGCGGTGTATATCCTGCTCAATATGGTGGCCGATATCGTCGCCATTGTCGCCAATCCGAGACTGAGGCATCCGCGATGA
- a CDS encoding ABC transporter substrate-binding protein yields the protein MTDPIKYFASRVTASEMNRREFIGRSMAAGLTLAAATSLYGKAAMAQEPKRGGHLKLGLQGGASTDVIDPAKSSSQFTFAMNRNWGDTLVESHPTSGLAVPSLAESWEPNADASVWTFKIRKGVEFHDGSELTIDDVVKTLNRHTDEKSESGALGVLGSIKGIENKGGDLVLTLSEGNADLPLLLSDYHLVIQPGGGYDNPNAGIGTGPFKIDNFEAGVRATFVKNENDWRTDRGFVDSVEMIVMNDATARMAALSSGQVHFINRVDPKTVGLLKRAPNVEIQTTSGRGHYVFIMHCNTAPFDNNDLRLALKYAMDRETMVEKILGGYGKVGNDFPINETYALFPEGIEQRSYDPDKAAFHFKKSGHEGSVLLRTSDVAFPGAVDAAVLYQETAKKAGIDIEIKREPGDGYWSNVWNVQPFSTSYWGGRPTQDQMYSTAYLSSADWNDTRFFNTDFDKILLEARAELDQAKRKEMYHDMALMVRDTGGLILPMFNDFVNATTTNVSGFVDDIGNDMSNGYVASRLWINS from the coding sequence ATGACTGACCCTATCAAGTATTTCGCGTCACGCGTCACAGCATCTGAAATGAACCGTCGTGAATTCATCGGCCGTTCGATGGCCGCCGGCCTGACCCTTGCCGCTGCCACAAGCCTTTATGGCAAGGCTGCCATGGCACAGGAACCAAAGCGCGGCGGGCATCTGAAACTTGGCCTTCAGGGCGGGGCTTCGACCGACGTTATTGATCCGGCAAAATCCTCTTCGCAATTCACCTTTGCCATGAACCGTAACTGGGGCGACACCCTGGTTGAATCGCACCCGACCAGCGGCCTTGCCGTACCGTCGCTTGCAGAATCCTGGGAACCGAATGCCGACGCATCTGTCTGGACGTTCAAAATCCGCAAGGGCGTCGAGTTCCATGACGGCTCCGAACTGACCATCGATGATGTTGTCAAAACCCTGAACCGCCACACCGACGAAAAGTCCGAGTCCGGCGCGCTGGGTGTTCTGGGCTCGATCAAAGGCATCGAAAACAAGGGTGGCGATCTTGTTCTGACCCTTTCCGAAGGCAATGCCGATCTTCCGCTTCTGCTGAGCGACTATCACCTCGTGATCCAGCCGGGCGGCGGTTACGATAACCCGAATGCCGGTATCGGTACCGGTCCGTTCAAGATCGACAACTTCGAAGCCGGCGTGCGCGCAACCTTCGTGAAAAACGAAAATGACTGGCGCACCGATCGTGGATTTGTTGATTCCGTCGAAATGATCGTGATGAACGATGCCACCGCACGTATGGCAGCCCTGTCGTCGGGTCAGGTTCACTTCATCAACCGCGTTGATCCGAAGACCGTTGGCCTTCTGAAACGTGCACCGAATGTCGAAATTCAGACCACTTCGGGCCGCGGCCACTATGTCTTCATCATGCATTGCAACACCGCACCGTTTGACAATAACGACCTGCGTCTGGCGCTGAAATATGCGATGGACCGCGAAACCATGGTCGAAAAGATCCTTGGCGGTTACGGCAAGGTCGGCAATGACTTCCCGATCAACGAAACCTATGCCCTGTTCCCGGAAGGCATCGAACAGCGTTCCTATGATCCGGACAAGGCAGCCTTCCACTTCAAGAAGTCCGGCCATGAGGGTTCGGTTCTTCTGCGCACGTCTGACGTCGCCTTCCCGGGTGCTGTCGATGCGGCGGTTCTCTATCAGGAAACCGCGAAAAAGGCCGGGATTGATATCGAAATCAAACGTGAGCCGGGTGACGGTTACTGGTCGAACGTCTGGAACGTTCAGCCGTTCTCGACCTCTTACTGGGGTGGTCGTCCGACCCAGGACCAGATGTATTCGACGGCCTATCTGTCGAGTGCTGACTGGAACGACACCCGCTTCTTCAACACCGACTTCGACAAGATCCTTCTTGAAGCGCGTGCTGAACTTGATCAGGCCAAGCGTAAGGAAATGTATCACGACATGGCACTGATGGTCCGTGACACCGGTGGTCTTATCCTGCCGATGTTCAATGACTTCGTGAACGCAACCACGACCAACGTTTCCGGCTTTGTCGATGACATCGGGAACGACATGTCGAACGGTTATGTTGCTTCGCGTCTGTGGATCAACAGCTAA